Proteins encoded in a region of the Desulfovibrio sp. X2 genome:
- the zwf gene encoding glucose-6-phosphate dehydrogenase → MAAKTEDFWTHIQAEVMDKAKGASGEATSCGIEHAENPCAIVIFGATGDLTARMLLPAMCRLMRYGAMPDNFAIIGASRTELSSEAFRERMRGALTEEGQEYEYLETFGDLAKRLFYCHVQFDDPSSFKGLADCLQEKDKEFGLGGNRVFYLAVPPEAYEDISRGLGEAGLSRSEGNGSFARMVVEKPFGHDLASAQKLDRVLHKSFDEDQIFRIDHYLAKETVQNIMIFRFANSIFEPMWNRDFIESVRITAVESLGVEHRAGYYDHAGVLRDMFQNHMMQLLSLSAMEPPSAFEGNMIRDEKSKVFRSLRPFSEETLARHLVLGQYTSGSIEGHKVPAYLDEPGVAADSRTPTFAAMKVFIDNWRWHGVPFYVTSGKRLAAKRTEIVVKFREVPCSMFGRQLGDQISGNTLTLGIQPREEISLTFQTKMPGPKVCLRSVLMNFDYNQGVTGPFLEAYDKVLLDCMLGDHTLFWRQDGVNLCWSFLAPALEAADSARKDDLLSFYRAGSWGPQEVRRLMEGAKG, encoded by the coding sequence ATGGCTGCGAAGACGGAGGACTTCTGGACGCACATACAGGCCGAGGTGATGGACAAGGCAAAAGGGGCCTCCGGGGAAGCGACCAGCTGCGGCATCGAGCACGCCGAGAATCCCTGCGCCATCGTCATCTTCGGGGCCACGGGCGACCTCACGGCGCGCATGCTCCTGCCCGCCATGTGTCGACTGATGCGCTATGGCGCCATGCCGGACAACTTCGCGATCATCGGCGCGAGCCGCACCGAGCTTTCGAGCGAGGCCTTCCGCGAGCGCATGCGCGGGGCGCTTACCGAGGAGGGGCAGGAGTACGAATACCTCGAGACCTTCGGCGATCTCGCCAAACGCCTCTTCTACTGTCATGTGCAGTTCGACGACCCGTCCTCGTTCAAGGGATTGGCCGACTGTCTGCAGGAGAAGGACAAGGAGTTCGGCCTGGGAGGCAATCGCGTCTTCTACCTGGCCGTGCCGCCCGAGGCCTACGAGGACATCTCGAGGGGACTCGGCGAGGCCGGTCTTTCGCGCTCCGAGGGCAACGGGAGCTTCGCGCGCATGGTCGTGGAAAAACCCTTCGGCCATGATCTGGCCTCGGCCCAGAAGCTCGACCGGGTCCTGCACAAGTCCTTCGACGAGGACCAGATATTCCGCATCGACCACTACCTGGCCAAGGAGACGGTCCAGAACATCATGATCTTCCGGTTCGCCAACTCGATCTTCGAGCCCATGTGGAACCGGGACTTCATCGAGTCCGTGCGCATCACCGCCGTGGAGAGCCTCGGCGTGGAGCACCGGGCCGGCTACTACGACCACGCGGGCGTGTTGCGCGACATGTTCCAGAACCACATGATGCAGCTCCTCTCCCTCTCGGCCATGGAGCCGCCCTCGGCCTTCGAGGGCAACATGATCCGGGACGAGAAGTCCAAGGTCTTCCGCTCGCTCAGGCCCTTCTCCGAGGAGACCCTGGCCCGCCATCTCGTGCTCGGGCAGTACACCTCCGGCTCCATCGAGGGGCACAAGGTGCCCGCCTATCTCGACGAGCCCGGCGTGGCGGCCGATTCCAGGACCCCGACCTTCGCGGCCATGAAGGTCTTCATCGACAACTGGCGCTGGCACGGCGTGCCCTTCTACGTGACCTCGGGAAAGAGGCTCGCGGCAAAACGCACCGAGATAGTGGTCAAGTTCCGGGAGGTGCCGTGCTCCATGTTCGGCCGTCAACTCGGCGACCAGATCTCGGGCAACACCCTGACGCTGGGCATCCAGCCGCGCGAGGAGATAAGCCTGACGTTCCAGACCAAGATGCCCGGCCCCAAGGTCTGCCTGCGCTCCGTGCTCATGAACTTCGACTACAACCAGGGCGTCACCGGGCCCTTCCTCGAGGCCTACGACAAGGTTCTGCTCGACTGCATGCTCGGCGACCATACGCTGTTCTGGCGCCAGGACGGGGTCAACCTCTGCTGGAGCTTCCTGGCGCCGGCGCTCGAGGCCGCTGACTCCGCGCGCAAGGACGACCTCCTTTCCTTCTACCGCGCCGGTTCCTGGGGACCGCAGGAGGTCCGCAGGCTCATGGAGGGAGCGAAGGGATGA
- the gnd gene encoding phosphogluconate dehydrogenase (NAD(+)-dependent, decarboxylating) yields the protein MRIGMIGLGRMGLNMARRLLRNGIEVAAYNRSPEKTKELAADDGAVACFSLKELVEALPAPRVLWVMLPAGKVVDEHLDELFPLLSPKDLVIDGGNSWYKDDIRHASKAADLGLRYMDVGTSGGIWGLEKGYCLMAGGGEDSFALVEPALKVLAPKDGYMHCGPVGSGHFVKMVHNGIEYGMMQAYAEGFSIIERSPFGEGLDYSALSHLWNQGSVIRSWLLELAEQAFADDSRLTSIRGYVEDSGEGRWTVQQAVESGASAPVITLALMERFRSRDEDAFGDRVLAALRHAFGGHAVKHSGEGE from the coding sequence ATGCGCATCGGCATGATCGGTCTTGGACGCATGGGTTTGAACATGGCCCGCCGTCTGCTCAGGAACGGCATCGAGGTGGCGGCCTACAACCGCAGCCCCGAAAAGACGAAAGAGCTGGCCGCTGACGACGGCGCGGTGGCCTGTTTCTCCCTCAAGGAACTCGTCGAGGCGCTGCCCGCGCCGAGGGTCCTTTGGGTGATGCTGCCCGCGGGCAAGGTGGTGGACGAGCATCTGGACGAGCTCTTTCCGCTGCTCTCGCCCAAGGATCTGGTCATCGACGGCGGCAACTCCTGGTACAAGGACGACATCCGCCATGCGTCCAAGGCCGCCGACCTCGGCCTGCGCTACATGGACGTGGGCACGAGCGGCGGCATCTGGGGCCTCGAGAAGGGCTACTGCCTGATGGCCGGCGGCGGCGAAGACTCCTTCGCCCTGGTCGAGCCCGCCCTCAAGGTGCTCGCGCCCAAGGACGGCTACATGCACTGCGGTCCCGTGGGCTCGGGCCATTTCGTGAAGATGGTCCACAACGGCATCGAATACGGCATGATGCAGGCCTATGCCGAGGGATTCAGCATCATCGAGCGTTCACCCTTCGGCGAGGGGCTCGACTATTCCGCGCTTTCCCATCTCTGGAACCAGGGCAGCGTGATCCGCTCCTGGCTGCTCGAACTGGCCGAGCAGGCTTTTGCCGACGACTCCCGCCTGACGTCCATTAGGGGCTACGTGGAGGACTCGGGCGAGGGACGCTGGACCGTGCAGCAGGCCGTGGAGAGCGGCGCCAGCGCGCCGGTCATCACCCTGGCGCTCATGGAGCGCTTCCGCTCGCGTGATGAGGACGCCTTTGGCGACCGTGTTCTGGCCGCCTTGCGCCACGCGTTCGGCGGCCATGCCGTGAAGCACAGCGGGGAGGGCGAGTGA
- a CDS encoding DUF547 domain-containing protein — protein sequence MNEHAPEASAATGKEAVQPAPRIDDTLYAGLLARNVSHGLVDYPGLLREEKTLDTYLDALARVNPEALDRAGQMAYWINAYNAWTLKLVLDHYPVSSIKKIGPFWSTPWKIEFVRIRGNGGKERTVALDYIEHSILRPRFKDPRVHFAVNCASRSCPPLRAEPYEPDRLDEQLDDQASRFLNSPDGARLVDDELYVSKIFDWFGGDFGGEEGVLGFVRRYAQGDFRTRLIALGEKVRLRYMDYDWSLNSK from the coding sequence GTGAATGAACACGCCCCCGAGGCCTCGGCGGCGACTGGGAAAGAGGCGGTCCAGCCTGCTCCGCGAATCGACGACACGCTCTATGCCGGGCTGCTCGCGCGCAACGTCAGCCACGGACTGGTGGACTACCCGGGACTGCTGCGGGAGGAGAAGACGCTCGACACCTATCTGGACGCCCTGGCCCGGGTGAATCCGGAAGCCCTCGACCGGGCCGGACAGATGGCCTACTGGATCAACGCCTACAATGCCTGGACCCTGAAGCTCGTCCTGGACCACTATCCCGTTTCTTCCATCAAGAAGATCGGACCGTTCTGGTCCACGCCGTGGAAGATCGAGTTCGTGCGCATCAGGGGAAACGGCGGCAAGGAGCGCACGGTGGCGCTCGACTACATCGAGCACAGCATCCTGCGACCCAGGTTCAAGGACCCGCGCGTCCACTTCGCGGTCAACTGCGCGTCGAGGAGTTGCCCTCCGCTCAGGGCGGAGCCCTACGAGCCGGACCGCCTGGACGAGCAGCTCGACGATCAGGCCTCACGCTTCCTCAATTCGCCGGACGGCGCCCGGCTCGTGGACGACGAGCTGTACGTCTCGAAGATATTCGATTGGTTCGGCGGGGATTTCGGCGGCGAGGAGGGAGTGCTCGGGTTCGTGCGGCGCTACGCGCAAGGAGATTTCCGGACGAGACTTATAGCTCTGGGCGAAAAAGTCCGTCTGCGGTATATGGACTACGATTGGTCCCTCAACAGCAAATAA
- a CDS encoding phenylacetate--CoA ligase family protein: protein MIFDIKKETMPREELRELQLVRLKTQVERVYATVPFYRKKFDELGIKPSDVKTLKDLSLLPFTEKQDLRNHYPFGLFAVPRENIVRLHASSGTTGKATVVGYTQRDIETWAECMARCFMTAGAKRGDTIHNAYGYGLFTGGLGAHYGVERLGATVVPVSGGGTKRQAMLLRDFASDVICCTPSYALHLHEAALEVGIDIKKLPLRIGIFGAEPWTDEMRRDIEGKLGIKALDIYGLSEIMGPGVGIECVEAQNGLHMQEDHFFCEIIDPLTGESLPEGSVGELVITTLTKEGIPLIRYRTRDLTSLSFEPCTCGRTFARMSRIMGRSDDMLIIRGVNVFPSQIESILLETQGLTPHYLLIVDRDGPLDTLEVQVEVDEKLFSDEIKNLQRLEQQIQKNIKEFLGVSAKVKLVEPKGIARSEGKAKRILDKRKDCKN from the coding sequence ATGATCTTCGACATCAAAAAGGAGACCATGCCGCGCGAGGAGCTGCGGGAGCTGCAGCTCGTGCGGCTCAAGACGCAGGTCGAGCGCGTCTACGCCACGGTCCCCTTCTATCGCAAGAAATTCGACGAGCTGGGAATCAAGCCGAGCGACGTCAAGACCTTGAAGGATCTGAGCCTGCTGCCCTTCACCGAGAAGCAGGACCTGCGCAACCACTACCCATTCGGCCTTTTCGCCGTGCCCAGGGAGAACATCGTGCGCCTGCACGCCTCCTCCGGCACCACGGGCAAGGCCACGGTCGTGGGCTACACGCAGCGCGACATCGAGACCTGGGCAGAGTGCATGGCCCGCTGCTTCATGACGGCCGGGGCCAAGCGCGGCGACACCATCCACAACGCATACGGCTACGGGCTGTTCACAGGAGGCCTGGGCGCGCACTACGGCGTCGAGCGCCTGGGCGCCACGGTCGTCCCGGTCTCGGGCGGCGGCACCAAGCGCCAGGCAATGCTCCTGCGCGACTTCGCCTCCGACGTCATCTGCTGCACCCCCTCCTACGCCCTTCACCTGCACGAGGCGGCCCTCGAGGTCGGCATCGACATCAAGAAGCTGCCCCTGCGCATCGGCATCTTCGGGGCCGAGCCCTGGACCGACGAGATGCGCCGCGACATCGAGGGCAAGCTGGGCATCAAGGCCCTGGACATCTACGGCCTCTCGGAGATCATGGGCCCCGGCGTGGGCATCGAATGCGTGGAGGCCCAAAACGGCCTGCACATGCAGGAGGACCACTTCTTCTGCGAGATCATCGACCCGCTGACCGGCGAGAGCCTGCCTGAAGGCAGCGTGGGCGAACTGGTCATCACCACCCTGACCAAGGAAGGCATCCCGCTCATCCGCTACCGCACGCGCGACCTGACCTCGCTCTCCTTCGAGCCCTGCACGTGCGGCCGCACCTTCGCGCGCATGAGCCGGATCATGGGCCGCTCCGACGACATGCTCATCATCCGCGGCGTCAACGTCTTCCCCTCCCAGATCGAATCCATCCTGCTCGAAACCCAGGGCCTCACCCCGCACTACCTGCTCATCGTCGATCGCGACGGCCCCCTGGACACCCTGGAGGTGCAGGTGGAGGTGGACGAGAAGCTCTTCTCCGACGAGATCAAGAATTTACAACGCCTGGAACAGCAGATACAAAAGAACATCAAGGAATTCCTGGGCGTCTCGGCGAAGGTGAAGCTGGTGGAGCCCAAGGGCATAGCGCGCAGCGAAGGCAAGGCCAAACGCATCCTGGACAAACGCAAGGACTGCAAGAACTGA
- a CDS encoding ACT domain-containing protein, which yields MKVDQLSIFLENRAGRLAEVTKVLSDNGINIRALSLADTSDFGILRLIVSDFEKARAKLKENGFTVGRTSVVAVVVDDTPGGLHRLLEMLGKHNVNVEYMYAFVQQSGKNAVIIFRFDRIDQAIEILQQNGIPIIPGDKLYAM from the coding sequence ATGAAGGTCGATCAACTCTCCATCTTCCTGGAAAACAGGGCCGGGCGCCTGGCCGAGGTGACCAAGGTCTTAAGCGACAACGGCATCAACATCCGCGCCTTGTCCCTGGCGGACACCTCGGATTTCGGCATCCTGCGGCTGATCGTCAGCGACTTCGAGAAGGCCCGCGCCAAGCTCAAGGAGAACGGCTTCACCGTGGGCCGCACCTCCGTGGTCGCCGTGGTGGTGGACGACACCCCCGGCGGGCTGCATCGCCTGCTCGAAATGCTCGGCAAGCACAACGTGAACGTGGAATACATGTACGCCTTCGTGCAGCAGAGCGGAAAGAACGCGGTCATCATCTTCCGCTTCGACCGCATCGACCAGGCCATCGAGATCCTGCAGCAGAACGGGATTCCCATCATCCCGGGCGACAAGCTCTACGCCATGTAG
- a CDS encoding RtcB family protein: MKKKTVAPKSPPLALSLTRMSAFQWRLDLPPGASMPMRAEAVVFGGPEIADRLDPQTLTQLYNVACMPGLAGRVCAMPDAHSGYGFPIGGVAAFRPKDGVISAGGVGFDMACGVRTHLTDLAAEDITPRLAELAEALYAAVPSGVGSSAGPSGPQSLHDALAEGAAYAVRAGHGSEEDLLRIEERGTLRDADPAQVSAEALKRGRGQLGTLGSGNHYLEVQEVEEVLDEKLADGFGLRRGRVVVSIHCGSRGLGHQVATDFVARMNAQAPEHGLVLADRNLACAPIGSELGQAYFGAMQAAANFAMANRQIIGQRVRNVVQGLFRRVGAMPLLWDVSHNTCKVEEHMVDGRSMRLWVHRKGATRAFPPGHPSLPPELAPHGQPIPVGGSMGTASYVLAGIPGALALSWGSACHGAGRLMSRGQARAGFKGKDVVSSLRSRGIVVRSGSLSGVAEEAPGAYKDIEAVIRATTGAGLAAAVARLRPLCCVKG; the protein is encoded by the coding sequence ATGAAAAAAAAGACCGTGGCCCCCAAATCCCCTCCCCTCGCCCTTTCTCTTACCCGGATGTCCGCCTTCCAATGGCGGCTCGATCTGCCGCCCGGGGCCTCCATGCCCATGCGCGCCGAGGCAGTGGTCTTCGGAGGCCCGGAAATCGCAGACCGCCTCGACCCCCAGACCCTGACCCAGCTCTACAACGTGGCCTGCATGCCAGGCCTGGCCGGGCGCGTCTGCGCCATGCCCGACGCCCATTCCGGCTACGGATTTCCCATCGGCGGCGTGGCCGCCTTCCGCCCGAAAGACGGCGTGATCTCGGCAGGCGGCGTGGGCTTCGACATGGCCTGCGGGGTGCGCACCCACCTCACGGATCTTGCGGCCGAGGACATCACGCCGCGCCTCGCGGAACTGGCCGAGGCGCTCTATGCCGCCGTGCCTTCGGGCGTAGGAAGCAGCGCCGGGCCCTCGGGGCCGCAGTCCTTGCACGATGCCCTGGCCGAGGGCGCGGCATACGCCGTACGGGCAGGGCATGGGAGCGAAGAGGACCTTCTGCGCATCGAGGAGCGGGGAACGCTTCGCGACGCCGATCCGGCCCAGGTCTCGGCCGAGGCATTGAAGCGGGGACGAGGCCAGCTCGGCACGCTCGGCTCGGGCAACCACTACCTCGAGGTGCAGGAGGTGGAGGAGGTCTTGGACGAAAAGCTGGCGGACGGTTTCGGGCTGCGCCGGGGCCGGGTGGTGGTCAGCATCCACTGCGGCTCGCGCGGCCTGGGGCATCAGGTGGCCACGGACTTCGTGGCGCGCATGAACGCCCAGGCGCCGGAGCACGGCCTCGTGCTCGCGGACAGGAACCTGGCCTGCGCGCCCATCGGATCCGAGCTCGGTCAGGCCTATTTCGGGGCCATGCAGGCCGCGGCCAACTTCGCCATGGCCAACCGCCAGATCATCGGCCAGCGCGTGCGCAACGTGGTCCAGGGACTCTTCCGGAGGGTGGGAGCGATGCCGCTTCTCTGGGACGTCAGCCACAACACCTGCAAGGTCGAGGAGCACATGGTCGACGGCCGTTCCATGCGCCTCTGGGTGCACCGCAAGGGAGCCACCAGGGCCTTCCCGCCAGGCCATCCGAGCCTGCCGCCCGAGCTTGCGCCCCACGGCCAGCCCATTCCCGTGGGCGGCAGCATGGGCACGGCGTCCTACGTACTGGCGGGCATTCCGGGGGCGCTGGCCCTCTCCTGGGGCTCCGCCTGCCACGGCGCGGGCCGTCTCATGTCGCGCGGCCAGGCCAGGGCCGGCTTCAAGGGAAAGGACGTGGTCTCCTCCCTGCGCAGCCGAGGCATCGTGGTGCGCAGCGGCTCGCTCTCCGGCGTGGCCGAGGAGGCCCCGGGCGCCTACAAGGACATCGAGGCGGTGATCCGGGCCACTACCGGGGCAGGTCTCGCCGCAGCCGTGGCCAGGCTGCGTCCCCTGTGTTGCGTGAAGGGGTAG
- a CDS encoding response regulator, with protein sequence MPSRSILFVEPDTKVAATATTALKSVEGLRLRHVEGLEQCFATAPKQPYVALVVGLPLDFSEATALLQRLFALPPALPVLVLAAPGDERISALARSMGVTQVIAKDESMPTELLRSIHLILSRAEKGRIDGVFGNSDHWVEKIIAHNADGILIMDSDGRLLFANPAAEDIFGLKAEELVGQNFGFPVTDGESTELDILTQHGTKVVEMRVVEIEWDGMLAYLASLRDITGRKHMEMELAKAKEDAETANRAKSDFLAKMSHEVRTPMTGVVGMTELALATTLTPQQREYLEMVRQSANSLLSILNDILDFSKIEAGRLELEKKPFDLYRTLDLSIQIFKNLSRKKGLKLISRVEGFVPRHLVGDAGRLRQVINNLLSNAIKFTDHGEVVLSVRLVEPEHGLPEDLEPGTAVRLEFSVRDSGVGIPADKQGLIFDSFSQLDNGRERPEAGTGLGLSISKQLVHLMDGDIRVSSVRGEGSTFVFTAMLSVASPLSAPPPLTDDKMPDTTELKPVRVLLVEDNAVNQIYATEILQQAGHTVVPVNNGRTAIALLASSDFDVVFMDIQMPDMDGLEVTRLVRNGEGKARNPRVPIIAMTAHAMQGDRERFLEAGMDDYVSKPMNTEEVHAAMVRALRRGGTPPEATEAPAQAPVDAPKIPDVMEVMDKAWFEKMSTTRHDFLKRMFDVFVREEPARLRALEEAVKEGNLKRISFLAHSLKGATSTLGAGAAREQAAALDLAAKSGDIEACRRYHQSLKTEMDRLLEFMQAFVSAP encoded by the coding sequence ATGCCATCCCGCTCGATCCTCTTCGTCGAACCCGACACAAAGGTCGCCGCAACCGCGACCACGGCGCTCAAATCCGTGGAAGGGCTGCGGCTGCGCCATGTCGAGGGGCTCGAGCAGTGCTTCGCCACGGCCCCGAAACAGCCTTATGTCGCCCTCGTCGTCGGCCTGCCTCTCGATTTTTCCGAAGCCACCGCCCTGCTGCAGCGGCTCTTCGCCCTGCCCCCGGCCCTGCCGGTCCTGGTCCTCGCGGCACCGGGCGACGAGCGCATCTCGGCGCTGGCCCGCTCCATGGGCGTGACCCAGGTCATCGCCAAGGACGAATCCATGCCGACTGAGCTCCTGCGCTCCATCCACCTCATCCTCTCGCGCGCCGAGAAGGGGCGCATCGACGGCGTCTTCGGCAACAGCGACCACTGGGTCGAGAAGATCATCGCCCACAACGCCGACGGCATCCTGATCATGGACAGCGACGGGCGCCTCCTCTTCGCCAACCCGGCGGCCGAGGACATCTTCGGCCTGAAGGCCGAGGAACTGGTGGGGCAGAACTTCGGCTTCCCGGTCACGGACGGCGAGTCCACCGAACTCGACATCCTGACGCAGCACGGCACCAAGGTCGTGGAGATGCGCGTCGTGGAGATCGAGTGGGACGGCATGCTGGCCTACCTCGCCTCCCTGCGCGACATCACCGGGCGCAAGCACATGGAGATGGAGCTGGCCAAGGCCAAGGAGGACGCGGAGACGGCCAACCGGGCCAAAAGCGACTTCCTGGCCAAGATGAGCCACGAGGTGCGCACCCCCATGACCGGCGTCGTGGGCATGACCGAGCTGGCCCTGGCCACCACGCTGACGCCGCAGCAGCGGGAATACCTGGAAATGGTCCGCCAATCGGCCAACTCGCTGCTCTCGATCCTGAACGACATCCTCGATTTCTCCAAGATAGAGGCCGGACGGCTGGAGCTCGAGAAAAAGCCCTTCGACCTCTACCGCACGCTCGACCTCTCCATCCAGATCTTCAAGAACCTTTCGCGGAAGAAGGGGCTGAAGCTCATCAGCCGGGTCGAGGGCTTCGTGCCCCGCCATCTGGTAGGCGACGCCGGTCGGCTGCGCCAGGTCATCAACAACCTGCTCTCCAACGCCATCAAGTTCACGGACCACGGGGAAGTGGTCCTCTCCGTCCGTCTGGTGGAGCCAGAACACGGCCTTCCGGAAGACCTCGAACCGGGAACCGCAGTGCGCCTGGAATTCTCCGTGCGGGACTCGGGTGTCGGCATCCCCGCGGACAAGCAGGGGCTCATCTTCGACTCCTTCTCGCAACTCGACAACGGCCGTGAGCGGCCCGAGGCGGGCACGGGTCTCGGCCTGTCCATCTCCAAGCAGCTCGTGCATCTCATGGACGGAGACATCCGCGTGAGCTCCGTGCGCGGCGAGGGAAGCACCTTCGTATTCACGGCCATGCTGAGCGTCGCGAGCCCCCTCTCCGCCCCCCCTCCCCTGACGGACGACAAAATGCCGGACACGACCGAGCTGAAGCCGGTCCGGGTTCTGCTGGTGGAGGACAACGCCGTGAACCAGATCTACGCCACGGAGATCCTGCAGCAGGCTGGGCACACCGTCGTGCCGGTAAACAACGGACGCACGGCCATCGCTCTGCTCGCGAGCTCGGATTTCGACGTGGTCTTCATGGACATCCAGATGCCGGACATGGACGGCCTGGAGGTGACCAGGCTCGTGCGCAATGGAGAAGGAAAGGCGAGAAACCCCAGGGTCCCGATCATCGCCATGACCGCCCACGCCATGCAGGGGGACCGCGAGCGCTTCCTGGAAGCGGGCATGGACGACTACGTCTCCAAGCCCATGAACACGGAGGAGGTCCACGCGGCCATGGTCCGCGCCCTCAGGCGCGGCGGCACCCCGCCCGAGGCCACCGAGGCGCCTGCCCAAGCCCCGGTGGACGCCCCCAAGATTCCGGACGTCATGGAGGTCATGGACAAGGCGTGGTTCGAGAAGATGTCCACCACGCGGCACGATTTCCTCAAACGCATGTTCGACGTCTTCGTGCGCGAAGAGCCCGCGCGCCTCAGAGCGCTCGAGGAGGCGGTGAAGGAGGGGAATCTCAAGCGCATCAGCTTTCTGGCCCATTCCCTCAAGGGAGCGACCTCCACGCTCGGCGCGGGAGCAGCCAGGGAGCAGGCCGCGGCCCTCGACCTGGCGGCCAAGTCGGGCGACATCGAAGCCTGCCGCCGCTACCATCAGTCGTTGAAAACGGAGATGGACCGACTCCTGGAGTTCATGCAGGCCTTCGTGAGCGCGCCCTAG